The Trichoderma atroviride chromosome 5, complete sequence genome contains a region encoding:
- a CDS encoding uncharacterized protein (EggNog:ENOG41), which translates to MKEACFDMQVQLVQFFTTAVKSMRGEEDEIQHYKRAGQDHRHEQEDPWSWLQREFINTNQALSETLSRVENLVTARSPPLCQASSLDVATITQQASLMKMPTKIYPSFFGRESTFEKIDQILGQDESTATFRSIALFGLGGIGKSSIAARYIERKMEEKKYDAVFWAYGETTASLRQSFTDIALRLKLPGAQPNLHNENLQLVQNWFQRTECKWLVVYDNVEDDKLLGPYWPEASHGKAIITTRNHNLVYKFATSGLEIASWDAKTGSEFLLFLLKDNIGRDIQAEGLSAFELAEKLSGHALGISHMAGLIQQRSWSITEFMRIYLKDPRRLHKSELQAVWDVSFGTLERDS; encoded by the exons ATGAAGGAAGCGTGTTTTGACATGCAGGTTCAGCTCGTTCAATTTTTCACAACCGCGGTCAAGTCTATGCgtggcgaggaagacgagataCAGCACT ACAAGCGAGCCGGACAAGATCATCGCCACGAACAGGAGGATCCATGGTCGTGGCTTCAACGTGAGTTTATCAACACAAACCAGGCGCTCTCGGAAACTCTATCGCGGGTTGAGAATCTAGTTACTGCACGTTCTCCTCCGCTATGCCAAGCCAGTTCCTTAGACGTTGCTACAATCACACAGCAAGCATCGTTGATGAAAATGCCAACCAAAATATACCCAAGCTTCTTTGGTAGAGAGAGCACATTTGAGAAGATAGACCAGATCCTCGGCCAGGACGAATCAACAGCAACTTTCCGATCTATAGCGCTGTTTGGTCTTGGTGGCATCGGCAAGAGCTCCATCGCGGCACGATATATtgagaggaagatggaagagaagaagtacGACGCCGTATTTTGGGCTTATGGTGAGACGACGGCATCGTTGCGACAGAGCTTCACAGACATAGCATTGCGGCTCAAATTGCCTGGAGCACAGCCCAACCTACACAATGAGAACTTGCAGCTAGTTCAGAACTGGTTTCAAAGGACTG AATGTAAATGGTTAGTGGTTTACGATAATGTCGAGGATGATAAGCTATTAGGCCCATACTGGCCGGAAGCAAGTCATGGGAAGGCTATTATTACTACCCGCAATCACAACTTGGTGTATAAATTTGCCACTTCTGGCTTGGAAATAGCTTCATGGGATGCAAAGACCGGTTCCGAGTTTCTCTTATTCTTGTTGAAAGACAACATAGGTCGCGACATCCAAGCAGAAGGACTCTCGGCATTCGAACTTGCCGAAAAACTCAGTGGCCATGCGTTGGGTATCTCTCACATGGCTGGTCTGATTCAACAAAGGTCCTGGTCCATCACCGAATTCATGCGCATCTATTTAAAAGATCCAAGAAGGCTTCATAAATCTGAGTTACAGGCAGTGTGGGATGTATCCTTTGGTACTTTAGAAAGAGACAGCTGA
- a CDS encoding uncharacterized protein (EggNog:ENOG41) yields the protein MDSSDLERYFLRNWAEVIKQCENSLEPADLEQVRLITSWDVLQKALFDPVGTGAGKHEGIPYKISLLEPTLGHYHRFTYIFESQLAPGLQANFFWGIIGILIQLTAQDYKPSPRSHECSSRLAIK from the exons ATGGATTCCTCAGACTT AGAGCGTTACTTTCTCCGCAACTGGGCAGAAGTCATCAAACAATGCGAAAATTCCCTAGAGCCAGCCGACCTTGAGCAAGTGCGACTCATCACTTCGTGGGATGTGCTGCAGAAAGCGCTGTTTGACCCAGTGGGCACAGGGGCCGGCAAACATGAAGGGATTCCATACAAGATATCCTTACTGGAACCAACACTCGGCCACTATCACCGTTTCACCTACATATTTGAGTCGCAGTTGGCCCCCGGCCTCCAGGCCAACTTCTTCTGGGGCATCATTGGCATACTGATACAG CTCACAGCACAGGATTACAAGCCCTCCCCAAGATCCCACGAATGCTCAAGTCGCTTGGCTATAAAGTAG